From Leptolyngbyaceae cyanobacterium, a single genomic window includes:
- a CDS encoding L-threonylcarbamoyladenylate synthase produces MATVYTIHPETPQARSIEQIKDALQDGAIMLYPTDTVYAIGCDLMVKSAVERVRQIKRLSNDKPLTFLCPSLSNVATYAWVTDSAYRIMKRLIPGPYTFILPATKLVPNLVMNPKRKTTGIRVPDHPACLALLEALGNPIISTSAHVLSDEDYAPMPAVQTNGHFSRVELFDRLEKLVDVIVDNGQEPGYEGSTMIDLTAEEPSIIRQGLGWEEAVNWGVEVRK; encoded by the coding sequence ATGGCTACCGTTTACACAATTCATCCGGAAACTCCCCAGGCTCGTAGTATAGAGCAGATCAAGGACGCCCTCCAAGATGGGGCGATCATGTTATACCCGACCGATACTGTCTACGCGATTGGCTGCGATCTGATGGTGAAGTCGGCGGTGGAACGGGTAAGGCAGATCAAGCGACTATCCAACGACAAACCCCTGACTTTCCTTTGTCCTTCTCTATCTAATGTGGCAACCTATGCTTGGGTAACTGACTCGGCTTATCGAATTATGAAGCGTTTGATTCCAGGGCCATATACGTTTATCTTACCTGCTACTAAGTTAGTACCGAATTTGGTGATGAATCCCAAGCGGAAGACTACCGGGATTCGCGTTCCCGATCATCCCGCGTGTTTGGCTTTGCTAGAGGCTTTAGGTAATCCGATTATTTCCACTTCCGCTCACGTACTCAGCGATGAAGATTACGCGCCGATGCCTGCGGTGCAAACTAACGGTCATTTTTCGCGAGTGGAATTGTTCGATCGCTTGGAAAAGTTGGTAGACGTGATCGTGGATAACGGCCAAGAACCGGGCTATGAGGGTTCGACCATGATCGATTTAACGGCTGAAGAACCCAGTATCATAAGGCAAGGTTTGGGATGGGAAGAGGCGGTTAACTGGGGTGTGGAGGTGAGGAAGTGA
- a CDS encoding response regulator transcription factor translates to MAGQLLLVDDEPGLRDAVQAYLEDSNFQVDVAANASEGWQKLQQYTPDLVITDIMMPKVDGYQFLKQMREDPRFKTLPVVFLTARGMTKDRIQGYNAGCDAYLSKPFDPDELVAIVENLLERRAVSEKSSDNTNLDDIARQLAEIREQLKQRPTIAQTPSPIKIDLTPREQSVLDLVAEGLMNKEIARRLDTSVRNVEKYVSRLFSKTGTNSRTELVRYALEHGLTH, encoded by the coding sequence ATGGCAGGACAACTATTATTGGTAGATGACGAACCCGGACTTCGGGATGCAGTGCAAGCTTACCTAGAAGACAGTAACTTTCAGGTTGACGTTGCTGCGAACGCTTCAGAAGGTTGGCAAAAACTACAGCAATATACACCAGACTTGGTAATTACAGACATCATGATGCCTAAGGTGGATGGTTACCAATTCTTGAAGCAAATGCGGGAAGACCCTCGGTTTAAAACTTTACCAGTGGTATTTTTAACTGCTAGAGGAATGACTAAAGACCGCATTCAAGGTTATAACGCCGGATGCGATGCTTACCTTTCCAAACCATTTGACCCCGATGAATTAGTGGCAATTGTAGAAAATTTGCTAGAAAGAAGAGCAGTTTCCGAAAAAAGTTCAGACAATACCAACCTCGATGATATAGCCCGTCAACTGGCAGAAATTAGAGAACAATTAAAGCAGCGACCAACTATCGCTCAAACACCTTCACCCATTAAAATCGACCTCACTCCCAGAGAACAAAGCGTTCTAGATTTAGTGGCAGAAGGTTTAATGAACAAAGAAATTGCCCGCCGCTTAGATACGAGCGTTCGTAACGTAGAAAAATACGTTAGTCGCTTATTTAGCAAAACGGGTACTAACAGCCGCACCGAATTAGTACGTTACGCTCTCGAACACGGTCTTACTCATTGA
- the larC gene encoding nickel pincer cofactor biosynthesis protein LarC, producing the protein MTKLAYLECPAGIAGDMCLGAMVSAGVPLEYLIEKLDLLGISHEYQLRAELVQRNGQQATKVHVDLVDDHHHHHHGDHSHHHARHLPEIEAIITKAKLPQKAEAASLAVFRKLAEAEGAVHGIAPEKVHFHEVGATDAIVDIVGTCLALDWLGITQLYCSPLPTGGGIVEAAHGKLPVPTPAVLKLWETRQVPVYSNGIEKELVTPTGAAIAVTLATSFGPPPQMAIHKVGLGAGSRQLTIPNILRLWIGEIDNRSPNSEAFFPIPKLEKISVLETQIDDLSPQAIAYTFEALFSAGALDVFTQPIVMKKSRQGVLLTVICHPENQPACEVVLFRETTTLGIRHSTQTRATLERQIQIVQTPYGEVRVKLAGSGDRITNVQPEYEDCAALARENDVSWREVHRLALEGWYSHRQ; encoded by the coding sequence ATGACCAAGTTAGCTTATCTTGAATGTCCTGCTGGAATTGCCGGAGATATGTGTCTGGGAGCAATGGTGAGTGCTGGCGTTCCCTTAGAGTATTTAATAGAGAAGCTAGATCTTTTGGGAATTTCTCACGAGTACCAGCTACGGGCAGAATTAGTTCAGCGCAACGGGCAACAAGCCACAAAAGTTCATGTAGATTTAGTAGATGACCATCATCACCATCATCATGGTGACCATTCCCACCATCACGCACGTCATCTGCCAGAAATAGAAGCAATTATTACCAAGGCTAAGTTACCTCAAAAAGCAGAAGCGGCTAGTTTGGCAGTTTTTCGGAAGTTGGCAGAAGCAGAAGGTGCCGTTCACGGGATTGCGCCAGAAAAGGTACACTTTCACGAGGTTGGCGCGACAGATGCCATTGTTGATATTGTCGGTACTTGTTTGGCATTGGATTGGCTGGGCATTACTCAACTTTACTGTTCTCCGTTGCCTACTGGTGGTGGCATCGTAGAAGCGGCACATGGTAAATTGCCAGTACCAACTCCCGCAGTGCTGAAATTGTGGGAAACTCGTCAGGTGCCAGTTTACAGTAATGGAATTGAGAAGGAATTGGTAACGCCTACTGGGGCTGCGATCGCAGTTACTCTCGCTACTAGTTTTGGCCCTCCACCCCAAATGGCGATCCATAAAGTTGGTTTGGGGGCAGGTTCCCGTCAATTAACGATTCCCAACATCCTCAGACTTTGGATTGGGGAAATCGATAATCGATCCCCTAACTCAGAAGCATTTTTTCCCATCCCTAAGTTAGAAAAAATTTCAGTTTTAGAAACCCAAATTGATGATTTGAGTCCCCAAGCTATAGCCTATACTTTTGAAGCTTTATTTTCGGCTGGCGCTTTAGACGTGTTTACTCAGCCGATCGTGATGAAAAAATCCCGTCAGGGAGTGTTATTAACCGTAATTTGTCATCCAGAAAATCAACCAGCTTGCGAAGTTGTTTTATTCCGCGAAACTACTACTTTAGGCATTCGTCATTCAACTCAAACCAGAGCCACCTTGGAACGGCAAATTCAAATCGTACAAACGCCTTATGGAGAAGTAAGAGTAAAATTAGCCGGCAGTGGCGATCGCATTACCAACGTCCAACCAGAATATGAAGATTGCGCCGCTTTAGCCAGGGAAAATGATGTTAGCTGGCGAGAAGTTCATCGCCTAGCATTAGAAGGTTGGTACAGTCATCGGCAATAA
- a CDS encoding PAS domain S-box protein has protein sequence MKVEKILGWRGKKRARHQILWAIDIFVLPFLSGGCILVATVWLWDGATERETIQIKNKIEIAAETIKKQVEAELDTPILGLKQMAKWWEKEGPPIKREWRASAKAYIDFYQVCQTLQWVDTSFQPRWTVAPDEKVTPNKESHQKVLANYQKTQQDTIIIQSPQNRKDLWVYVPLVYQKWEYGFIFAIYTPEDLIKRILQKNYLPDYGIRVFDENREIFSQERDEAENPSVWRKEITFSGHGMKWRSQIWPSSQLLVQERSRLPEIILITGIIISIAVTLTVYSIQRVGRQAKENEEIYLALNQEISEREQAEAALRENLQMIDLADDTIIILDLENLVVYWNQGAERLYGWKREEAIGKYIHGFLQTIFSQPLEEIQAKCLQKGHWQGELIQTRRDGTQITVSSRWRLQRDKQGQPTAFLEINHDITDRKRTEEILHKSQWQLREQTAQLEAALQELKNTQSQLIQSEKMSSLGQMVAGVAHEINNPVNFIYGNILHAKEYMEDLLKLVQLYQDEYPNPTEVIQDEIEAIDLEFLMKDLPKVLASMKVGAERIREIVKSLRHFSRLDEAERKEVDIHEGIDSTLMILQNRLKDKPDHPGIQVVKEYSKLPLVECYAGQLNQVFMNLIGNAIDALDEYNKMRSLEEIKANPSKIEIKTQMNLGSTEKENLFSSTSHPTFPSVQIWIADNGHGMTEEVRQRLFEPFFTTKPIGKGTGLGLAISYQIVVEKHGGKLECYSQPGQGAEFLIEIPLRQEVVKNQK, from the coding sequence ATGAAGGTAGAAAAAATTTTAGGGTGGCGGGGAAAGAAAAGGGCAAGACATCAAATTTTATGGGCGATCGACATATTCGTACTACCTTTTCTGAGTGGCGGTTGTATCCTCGTGGCAACAGTCTGGTTGTGGGACGGTGCTACTGAGCGAGAAACTATCCAAATCAAAAACAAGATTGAAATAGCTGCCGAAACTATCAAAAAACAAGTGGAAGCAGAGCTAGACACTCCTATTTTAGGTTTAAAGCAGATGGCAAAATGGTGGGAAAAGGAAGGGCCACCTATTAAACGGGAGTGGAGAGCAAGTGCTAAAGCTTACATAGATTTCTACCAAGTTTGCCAAACTCTACAATGGGTAGATACTTCTTTTCAACCTCGATGGACGGTAGCGCCAGATGAGAAGGTGACACCAAATAAGGAATCGCACCAAAAAGTGCTGGCTAATTATCAAAAAACACAGCAAGATACCATCATAATTCAGTCACCGCAAAACCGCAAAGATTTATGGGTATACGTTCCTTTAGTATATCAAAAATGGGAATACGGGTTTATTTTCGCTATTTATACGCCCGAAGATTTAATTAAAAGGATATTACAAAAAAATTATCTTCCTGATTACGGTATCCGAGTATTTGATGAAAATCGAGAAATTTTTAGCCAGGAACGAGATGAGGCTGAAAATCCCTCTGTTTGGCGAAAAGAAATAACTTTTTCCGGTCATGGAATGAAGTGGCGATCGCAAATTTGGCCGAGTTCTCAATTATTAGTACAAGAACGGTCACGGTTGCCTGAAATTATTTTAATTACAGGCATAATTATATCGATCGCTGTTACCTTGACAGTGTATAGCATTCAACGAGTAGGGCGACAAGCAAAAGAAAACGAAGAAATCTATTTAGCTTTAAACCAAGAGATTAGCGAACGGGAGCAAGCAGAAGCAGCTTTGCGGGAAAATCTGCAAATGATTGACCTTGCCGATGACACGATTATAATTCTGGATTTGGAAAATTTAGTAGTTTATTGGAATCAAGGGGCAGAGAGACTTTACGGTTGGAAAAGAGAAGAAGCGATCGGCAAATACATTCACGGATTTTTGCAAACTATATTTTCTCAACCTTTAGAAGAAATTCAAGCAAAGTGTTTACAAAAAGGGCATTGGCAAGGTGAATTAATCCAGACTAGACGGGATGGTACGCAAATCACCGTATCTAGTCGCTGGAGGTTACAACGAGATAAACAAGGGCAGCCTACTGCTTTTTTAGAAATCAATCACGATATTACCGATCGCAAGCGTACCGAAGAAATTTTACATAAATCTCAATGGCAGTTAAGAGAACAAACCGCCCAATTAGAAGCGGCTTTACAAGAATTAAAAAATACGCAATCTCAGTTGATTCAAAGCGAAAAAATGTCTTCTCTCGGTCAAATGGTAGCGGGAGTAGCTCATGAAATTAATAACCCGGTTAATTTTATTTATGGTAATATTCTTCACGCTAAAGAATATATGGAAGATTTATTAAAATTAGTACAACTTTATCAAGACGAATATCCAAATCCTACCGAAGTTATTCAAGATGAAATAGAAGCGATCGATTTAGAATTTTTGATGAAAGATTTACCGAAAGTCCTAGCTTCTATGAAAGTTGGTGCTGAACGTATTCGAGAAATCGTTAAATCTTTGCGACATTTTTCCCGTTTGGATGAAGCGGAAAGAAAAGAAGTTGATATTCACGAAGGTATTGACAGTACTTTGATGATTTTACAAAATCGATTAAAAGATAAACCAGATCATCCGGGAATTCAAGTAGTTAAGGAATATAGCAAACTTCCTTTGGTGGAATGCTATGCCGGACAACTTAACCAGGTATTTATGAATTTGATCGGTAATGCAATTGACGCTTTAGATGAATATAATAAAATGCGATCGCTAGAAGAAATTAAAGCCAATCCCAGTAAGATCGAAATAAAAACTCAAATGAATCTGGGCTCAACAGAAAAAGAAAATTTATTCTCTTCAACTTCTCACCCAACATTTCCTTCCGTTCAGATTTGGATTGCTGATAACGGTCATGGCATGACAGAAGAAGTAAGGCAGCGCTTGTTCGAGCCATTTTTCACTACTAAACCAATTGGGAAAGGAACCGGATTGGGATTAGCCATTAGTTACCAAATAGTGGTAGAAAAACACGGAGGAAAATTAGAATGCTACTCTCAACCAGGTCAGGGAGCAGAATTTTTGATTGAAATTCCACTCCGCCAAGAAGTAGTAAAAAATCAAAAGTAA
- a CDS encoding PHP domain-containing protein, producing the protein MILPITTRPHSIAITGKENLPGCCCSQALDESRLTHTHSEAVMAVNVPTKDSLELAAQNVSALKQVFYTINADSCPRSFNFHMHTTSSDGKLKPEELMEQALSIGLKGLAITDHHSVGGYQVARKWLEYRQQDLNSSVGKFLPHLWTGVEITSKLLGTEVHILGYAFNPASSHIQAYLQGERPKGDDADAVNVIAAIHQAGGLAVLAHPVRYGRSPVELIAEAACLGIDGVETYYAYGNPNPWRPSPQQTEQVEKLTASYGLLNTCGTDTHGVNLLMRL; encoded by the coding sequence ATGATTCTGCCCATCACGACGCGCCCTCATTCGATCGCAATCACTGGGAAGGAAAACCTACCCGGTTGTTGCTGTAGTCAAGCGTTGGATGAAAGCAGACTGACGCACACCCATTCTGAGGCGGTTATGGCAGTTAACGTTCCGACAAAAGATTCATTAGAGCTAGCAGCCCAAAATGTATCGGCACTAAAGCAAGTTTTTTACACTATTAACGCGGATAGTTGTCCGCGTTCTTTCAACTTTCATATGCACACTACCTCCTCAGATGGGAAGTTGAAGCCGGAAGAGTTGATGGAACAAGCGCTGTCTATTGGTTTAAAAGGATTGGCGATTACGGATCACCATAGTGTTGGTGGTTACCAAGTAGCTCGCAAATGGCTGGAGTACCGCCAACAAGATTTAAACTCCTCTGTGGGAAAATTTCTACCCCACTTGTGGACGGGGGTAGAAATTACTTCTAAACTTCTGGGAACGGAAGTTCACATTTTGGGTTATGCTTTCAATCCTGCTAGTTCTCATATCCAGGCTTACCTGCAAGGTGAAAGACCAAAAGGTGATGATGCTGATGCGGTTAATGTAATTGCAGCGATTCATCAAGCTGGCGGATTAGCAGTGTTGGCCCACCCAGTCCGTTATGGGCGATCGCCTGTCGAACTGATTGCAGAAGCGGCTTGCTTGGGTATAGATGGTGTAGAAACTTACTATGCTTACGGAAATCCCAATCCCTGGCGTCCCAGTCCGCAACAAACAGAACAAGTAGAAAAATTAACAGCTAGTTATGGATTGTTAAATACCTGCGGTACGGATACTCACGGAGTTAACTTATTGATGCGCCTTTAA